The genomic window GATTGCGTCTCACCTTTGCTCCCTCGGCTGTTAATTTCTCCTCCCATTCAGCCGCACCTTTATCAACAACTCAGCCGGAACCTGGAATATTGGCATTAGATGATGATCCCTATGCCCACCCAACCCGGCCATAGCCGACGATCAAAATGACTATCCTGTTAACGCGGGGTATTTTTGGGAGGCGGGTTTGCTTTGAAGTAGGCTTGCATTGTTTGTAACATCAAGGGCCCAGCCGTTGAGCCACCGCCACCGCCAGAGTTTTCTAAAAAGACAACCACAACAATTTCTGGCTTGTCTGCCGGGGCATAGGCCCCAAACCAAGTGTGCAGCGGGCGCGGCGGATCCTCTCCTGTACCGCTTTTACCAGCCAAGGGGGGGATGCTCGGATTATTTAACCCTGACCCTGTGCCATTGGTGATCACTTGCCGCAATCCCTGGTGCAAAACTTGAATGGTGCTGGGCTTGAGATTAAGAGACTCTCGCCAGGCCTGGGGGCTTTTATTGGGCAGTTGGACAAAATGGGGCCGTACCTTAAACCCACCATTGGCCGGAACCGCAAACATCACTGCCACCTGCAAAGGACTCGTTTGGAGCGCACCTTGACCAATGGAAAAAATTAAGGTATCCCCGTCATACCAATCATCGCCAAAGGTTTTCCGTTTCCAGGCCAGATCTGGGACTAACCCCGCCGCTTCCCCTGGTAAATCCAGACCCGTTTTTTGTCCAAACCCATAGCGATGGGCCCAATCAATTAAGGTTTTTTCCCCCACACGCCGCCCCACTTGCCCGAAAAAGGTATTACTGCTCCAGGCCATGGCTCCGGCAAAGGTCAAGGGGCCAAACCCAGCCCGATTCCAATCATGAAAGGCAAAACTCCCACTATTCAAGGCGGCGTAGGTCATCAAAACCGTATCTGGGCTAAATTTACCCGACTCTAACCCTGCGGTGGTGGTGACAATTTTGAAGGTACTGGCGGGTGGAAAGCCTTGGATGGCCCGGTTCACAAAGGGATTTTGCCGCTGCTGTAGCTCTTGCCATTGGCGTTCTGTCATCCGATTCGCAAACCAGTTGGGGTCAAAGGCCGGCCGACTGGCCATGGCTAAGACACTGCCATCCCGCGGATCCAGGGCCACAATCGCTCCTCGCCGATTCCCCAGGGCTGCTTCTGCGGCTTTTTGAACATCTAAATCGAGGGTCAGGGTTAAGTCATTTCCCGGCCTGGCTCTCTTTTGGCCTAAAATCCGCAAGACCTTACCGGCTCCATCCACTTCCACCTGTTGGCCGCCCCAAGTACCCCGTAGTTGGGATTCATAGCTGGCCTCAATCCCCATCTTGCCAATGACATCCCCGAGACGATAACCCCGTTCTTTATTTTGAGCCAACTCTTCTTCGTCTAATTCACCGATATAGCCCAAGACATGGGAGGCTACTTCCCCAAGGGGATAAAACCGCTGGGCCTCCCGATCTACCTCCACCCCTGCCAGTTGGGATTTATGCTCCTCTAAGGCGACAATCTGGGCCTGGGTAATCCCCTTGGCAACCCGTAACAGGGATGGGGAGTTATAGCCTGCTTTTTCAATGGTTTTTTCAATCTCTGCCGCTGGGACATTGAGGATTTCGGAGAGCAATTCGAGGGTTTGGGGCCATTCCGCCCGTTTCTTGGCAATGGGCCAGACGAACACCGAATAGGAAAATTGATTCCCCGCCAAAATGCGCCCCTTTCGATCAAGGATTTTGCCCCGCTCTGGAGGTTTAGGAATCAGACGAATCCGGTTTTCATCGGCTAATTTGCGGTTATGTTGCCCTTCCACAATTTGCAAATAGGCTAGGCGCGTCCCAATCCCCCCAAACAAGAGCAGGGAGACAAAAATCATCAAGGCCAAGCCCCGCCCATTTTGGCCAAAGGTGCGCTGATAGGGCTGGTAATTAAAGGAGTAGATTCCCTTAGGAGGTAATTTGGACTGTGCCAGGGGCATAAGCAGAAATACTCAAAAAATAGCGGAGAAGTATAAAGAAAATGCTATATTCGGTCGTGGGTGAACTTATGTTAAGTTTACGGGCCAACTCATGATTGCATGATGGCGCAAGTTTAGCAGAAGAGTAAGTATTTCTTTTGTGGCCCCTCATCTTAACGATACCCTGTCTGCCCGCCATCATCTTGACTGACCTGAGGAGTGACTAAATCATGTCTGCGGTTAAATCTACCCTGGTTCGCTTTGGTACCGATGGTATTCGGGGGCGGGCGGGTGAATTATTAACTCCTAACTTGGCGATGGAGTTGGGCTACTGGGCCGGGCGGGAATTAGCCCCATCTCAATCCCCTGGGCAGCCATTCATCTTAGGCCAGGACTCCCGCGCCTCTGGCGATATGTTGGCCATGGGCTTGGCGGCGGGCTTAACAGCAGCGGGCCTAGAGGTTTGGCAAGTCGGCCTATGTCCAACCCCCTGTGTCGCTTATTTGGTGCATCATTCTGAGGCGGTGGGGGGGGCAATGATTTCTGCGAGTCACAATCCCCCAGAAGATAATGGAATTAAGATTTTTGATGCCCAGGGCAATAAGCTGTCCCAAGAATTGCAAAGGGCGATTGAAACCCATTTGAATCAGGGCGGGGCCTGGGAAACCAGTCACCATTGGGGCCATAACCTGAATCGGCCAGAGTTACTCCACACCTATGGCCAGGCCTTGAGAAGCTCCTTGGGGACAGATCAACCTTTGGCAGGGATGAAGGTGGTGTTGGATTTGGCCTATGGGGCGGCGGTTTCCTTAGCACCACAAATTTTTCAGCAACTGGGGGCCACAGTCATTTGCCTCCATAACCAGGCCAATGGGGAAAAAATTAACGTCAACTGTGGCTCGACCCATTTAGACCCCCTCCGCCAGGCCGTACAGGAATTTGAAGCCGATTTGGGCTTTGCCTTTGATGGGGATGCGGATCGGGTTTTGGCGGTGGATGGCCTGGGACGGACGATTGATGGAGATCATATTCTCTATTTCTGGGGCCAAACGTTACAGCAGGCCCAGCAACTCCCCGGCGATTTAATTGTCGCGACGGTGATGTCCAATTTAGGCTTTGAGCGGGCCTGGGAGCAACGGGGTGGGACCTTGGTGCGGGCAGCGGTGGGAGATCAATATGTCCATGCGGAAATGCTGCGTTACGGGGCCATGTTGGGGGGTGAGCAGTCGGGCCATATCCTCTGTCGCCATTACGGGATTGGTGGGGATGGGCTGTTAACCGCAATTCACTTGGCGGCCTTGGTCAAACGGGCGGGCTGTTCCTTGCGGCACTTGAAAGATGTCAGCTTTGAGTCCTATCCCCAAATTCTCCGGAATGTCAAGGTTATGGATCGGGAACGCCGCCTGGCCTGGCAAGACTGTCAACCGCTCCAAACCCTGATTGCGCAAGCCACCGCTGACATGGGCGATCAAGGGCGGATTCTCGTGCGGGCTTCGGGAACAGAACCAGTAATTCGGGTCATGGTGGAGGCGGTTTCGGCTACCTTGGCTGAGCATTGGACAAGCAAGTTAGTGACCTCCGTGGAAACCTACTTGGCCGCCTAAGCCCTTTTTATAGAACCCATTGGGTATCTCTAGCGGCCTTTGACTCAACGAGGGTTTACCCATCAGGGCCTGGGATGGCTGTCAATCAAACGCGAACTTTATCAGCAAAGATAGTACCAACGTTGAAGCCCCCACAATTTTCTCACCAATCACCAACCAATCGAGAGAGGATAGAATTAACAGATTCAGTGTGCCTCATTCCCCTACATCTCCCAAGTTTGAAAAAGGTTTTAGATCGCAGGTCAATATTCATTCTAATCAATGCTTTTTACCATAGGGGATTTTATGATACACCCGATTGAATTTCAATTATTTGCCCCCTACAACAAAGCAGTTGCCTTGATTGGGTCATTCTCGGCCTGGGAAGATATTCCAATGCAACAAGGAGAAGATGGCTATTTCCGCGCTCAAGTTGAGCTGGAGGATGGCACCTATCACTATAAATTCCGGGTTCAGTCAAAAAGCTGGTTTGTCGAGCCGGATCAATGGTTAGAGGTTGTTGACCCCTATGCTACAGATATTGATAATTCAACCCAAAATGGGGTTGTCCAAATCAAAAATGGCCAAAAAATTGTTGATACCTACATTTGGAAACATGACAATAAGCCCTTGCCCAGCGATCGCGAGTTAGTCATCTATGAGCTGCACGTGGCTGACTTTTCTGGGGGCGAACCAGACCGCTATGTGCGCGGTAAATATAAACACGTTGTCGAAAAGTTAG from Pseudocalidococcus azoricus BACA0444 includes these protein-coding regions:
- the mrdA gene encoding penicillin-binding protein 2 — encoded protein: MPLAQSKLPPKGIYSFNYQPYQRTFGQNGRGLALMIFVSLLLFGGIGTRLAYLQIVEGQHNRKLADENRIRLIPKPPERGKILDRKGRILAGNQFSYSVFVWPIAKKRAEWPQTLELLSEILNVPAAEIEKTIEKAGYNSPSLLRVAKGITQAQIVALEEHKSQLAGVEVDREAQRFYPLGEVASHVLGYIGELDEEELAQNKERGYRLGDVIGKMGIEASYESQLRGTWGGQQVEVDGAGKVLRILGQKRARPGNDLTLTLDLDVQKAAEAALGNRRGAIVALDPRDGSVLAMASRPAFDPNWFANRMTERQWQELQQRQNPFVNRAIQGFPPASTFKIVTTTAGLESGKFSPDTVLMTYAALNSGSFAFHDWNRAGFGPLTFAGAMAWSSNTFFGQVGRRVGEKTLIDWAHRYGFGQKTGLDLPGEAAGLVPDLAWKRKTFGDDWYDGDTLIFSIGQGALQTSPLQVAVMFAVPANGGFKVRPHFVQLPNKSPQAWRESLNLKPSTIQVLHQGLRQVITNGTGSGLNNPSIPPLAGKSGTGEDPPRPLHTWFGAYAPADKPEIVVVVFLENSGGGGGSTAGPLMLQTMQAYFKANPPPKNTPR
- the glmM gene encoding phosphoglucosamine mutase, with amino-acid sequence MSAVKSTLVRFGTDGIRGRAGELLTPNLAMELGYWAGRELAPSQSPGQPFILGQDSRASGDMLAMGLAAGLTAAGLEVWQVGLCPTPCVAYLVHHSEAVGGAMISASHNPPEDNGIKIFDAQGNKLSQELQRAIETHLNQGGAWETSHHWGHNLNRPELLHTYGQALRSSLGTDQPLAGMKVVLDLAYGAAVSLAPQIFQQLGATVICLHNQANGEKINVNCGSTHLDPLRQAVQEFEADLGFAFDGDADRVLAVDGLGRTIDGDHILYFWGQTLQQAQQLPGDLIVATVMSNLGFERAWEQRGGTLVRAAVGDQYVHAEMLRYGAMLGGEQSGHILCRHYGIGGDGLLTAIHLAALVKRAGCSLRHLKDVSFESYPQILRNVKVMDRERRLAWQDCQPLQTLIAQATADMGDQGRILVRASGTEPVIRVMVEAVSATLAEHWTSKLVTSVETYLAA